The genomic window CACGAAACCGGACCACGTGGGTGACGAGGAGGACCCGCGCCGGGATACCGGCGACGACGACGAGACGGTCGAAGTCGACGTCTCCGATACGGCCATGGCCGAGGAGACCAGCGAGGCGACGGGTCCCGACCCCGAACAGGCCCAGCCCTCCCAGACCGACGCGATCGAACCCGAGGAGACGCCCGAGGCGGACGCCTCGGACATGAAGGTCGAACCGGGCGAGGAAGCCGACAGCGTGACCGACGAGGACGACGAGACCGAAGACGACGAGGACCGGTAACGCGACCGCGCCGGCGACGACCTCTGCGGAACACGATCGCGTTCGGCCGCGCTCGCTCGAGACCGACGACCGGCTGTCGGATCTCTCGAGTGCGTGTTCCCCTCCCGTGTGCCGGCTACGGGCGCCGACGCTCTCGCGTCGCGTCCTCGCGCGCCGATCGCTGGGCGGACTGCCAGCCGGAGAGGAGGAGAGCCGGGAGGGCGACCGCCGCGAGCGCGAGCAGCGCGCCGCCGACGGCCGTCCAGCGGGTAACGCGGCTCGGGTCGAACCGCGCGAGAGCGGTGACCTCGAGGACGATCACCGCCGCGACGGGGACGCCGAGAACGGCGAGTCCCAGCGCGGCGTACTCGAGGCGCCGGGAGCCCTGCGTTGTCATACGGAGTGAACGGCGTCCGTTCACAATGAGTCGTTCGAATCGCGGAGCGCGTCCCTCACGGGATTACACACAACGCCATCATATTTCGCGATCCGAAAAGCGATATTCCGAATCCCATAAGTCCCCTCGATACGAACGGGCGACTATGCAATACCAGGAACTCGGCGACTCCGGCGTCGAGGTCAGCGAAGTCGGTTTCGGCGCGTGGGTCGTCGGCACCGACTGGTGGGGCGACCGCTCGGAAGACGACGCCATCGAGATGATCCAGTACGCCGTCGACCAGGGGATCACCTACTTCGACACCGGCGACGTCTACGGTCACGGCCGCAGCGAGGAGTTGCTGGGCGAGGCCCTCTCGGAGGTCCGCGACGAGGTCACGATCGCCACCAAGGTCGGCTACGACTTCTACGACAACCCGCAGGCCGGCCACGGCGAACTGCCGAAGGAGATGGACCCCGAGTACCTCCGGGACGCCGTCGAGCAGAGCCTCGATCGGCTCGGCGTCGACTCCGTCGACGTCCTCCAGTTGCACAACGCCGACGTCGACGAGATCACGCCCGACGTGCTCGAACTCTTAGACGAACTCGAGGCGGAGGGGACGATCGACGCGACCGGCCTCGCGCTCGGGCCCTCGATCGGCTGGCTCGCGGAGGGCGACCTCGCCATCGAGGAGGAGTTCGACTCCGTCCAGCTGGTCTGGAACATGCTCGAGCAGGAGGTCGGCAACCACTTCCTCGAGACGATCGAGCGCACGGGCTCGTCGACGAGCCTGATCCCCCGCGTTCCCCACTCCTCGGGGATCCTCAACGAGCAGGTCACGCCCGACACCGAACTCGGCGAGGGCGACCACCGCGGCTTCCGTCCCGACGAGTGGTACGAGACCGGCTGGGAGAAACTCGAGCAACTGCGCTTCCTCGAGCGCGACGGGGAGCGCACGATGGGGCAGGCGTCGATCGCGTGGCTCCTGAGCCACGACTCCGTCGCGACCGTCACGCCGACCTTCCGGACGAAAGACGACATCGACGAGTGGGCCGCCGCCAGCGACGTGCCGAAGCTCTCCGACGAGGAACTGGCCCGCGTCGAGGAACTGTACGAGAACGACTTCGACATCGACCGCGACGACGGCATGGACTCGCTTCGCTCGTCGGTCGACGGCGAAGACATCGAGTCGGCCGGTCTGGACAAGCTGGCAGCTGACTGAGCCCGAACGTCCCGACGCGCGTCCGTCTCGCTTCCCGGCCGTTCGAGCCGGCGTCGAATCACTCCCGATCGGTGTTCGTCAGTCTGAACTCGAGTTCGAGCTTCCCCTCCGTTTTCACGTTGACGCCCCCGAGTTCGTCCGAGAGCTGGTCGCGCGCTCGAGAGCTGGGTTCGACGGTGACCGAGACGCTGTTGCTGTTGGCGTTGTACGCGATGTTGCCGACCGTGACGTCGAACGAGAAGAGGTCGGGGACGTCCTCCCTGAGACGGTCGCGGACGTCGTCGACCTCCGACCGCACGTCTGCCATCTCGTCGTTGAGCGTCGACATCGACGGGAGTAGTGCGTGCGAGCTGTTAACGATTCACCTTGAATGTTCCCCTCGAGTCGTTATCCTCGGCGCAACGGGACCGTCAGGAGGGCATCCGGAGGGCGTAGAGGATCGCGACCAGCCCCGACAGCTGACTGAGTTGGCTGAGGACGGCGACCGTCGTCTCCGAGAGGAACGGGATCGCGACGTAGAGCACGACCAGCAGGAACGGCACGGCGAGCGCGAGAGCGAAGCCGACGGCGATGACCAGCATCGGTCGGCTGTCGTTGCGCCGGTAGCCGCGGTAGGCCTGGTACGCGATGAACAGCCCGATGAGGGCGCTCAGGACGTCGGTCGCCTGAACGAACGTCACGAGCCACTCCGCGGCCGTCGACTCCCAGAGCTGCAGCGGTAGCGACTGCACGCTAGATCCCCTCGATGAGATCCGTGAACCGGTCCGCGATGTCCGTCCGGCGGTCGATCCGAAGCGTCAACCCGTCGTCCTCGAGGTCGATCGTGATCCGCTCCAAGTTCGTCGCGTAGACGGTCCGGTGGTGACCGCCGTCGGGATCGGGTTTCGTTCGCTCGACGAGGAGCCCGCACTCGCGGAGGTCGTCGAGCCGCCGGTACACCGTCGGTTTGGACGCGTCACAGCGGTCGCTCAAGGTGGTCGCTGACATGGGTTCCTGGCTCGTCTGGGTGAGGATCGTGCGCACCGTCGGGTCCTCCAGCAGGGCCCCGATCGTCTCGACGTCCGGCTCCTCACTCACGGTAGGGACGTCTACCGAGAACTGACATAAAGGGGTTTTCACGACTGCAGCGGCTGCAGTCGTTCTCGCGGCTCTTTCGTGACCGAACGCGTCGGTACTCGTATGTCGCCATCGACTCGAGCGACCGACGATCGAACCGGCCCGGCGATCCCGTCCCGCGTCGCGACCTGGCTGTGGACCCGAGTGGCGGGCTCGAGCCCGCTCCGGCCGACCGCAGGCGGCGGACTCGCGCTCGTCGTCGCCAGCGCCGCAGTGAGCCTCGCCGCGTCCGGCCTCCTCGAGGGGACGATGCGAATCCGCTGGAGCGTCGGCACCTACTACGGCCCGGAGCACGCGCCGACGACGCTCGTCCTCGCCGCGTTTCCGATCCTCGTCGCCGTCGCGGTCGGCGCGTTCCGCGGACTCGTGGCCGGCCTCGAGCGCCTCGAGGAGTTCGACGGGAACCGGGGGTACTACGAACTGGCGGCGCTGGTGGTTCTCCTGTCGCTACTGCTCACCCAGATCGCACTCGTCGTCGCGAACCTGTGGTGAGCGGCGGCGGTGGAGCGTGACAGCGCCTACCGTTTCGCGTCCGCCGCGAGACGGTCGCGGTGCTCGGCCTCGAGCCACGCCTTCCACGTGGTCGTTCCGACGGTCCGATCCGGACAGCAGGCCGCGCCGGATCGGAAGCCGGCGGCGACTTTTCCCGGCAGCGGGAGTCGGACGATCGGCCGTCGGAGTCCCCGAACGTCGCGGTAGGTTTCCGCGAGATCGCGGACGGTCAGGATCTCGGGCCCGCCGACGGCCGGCGCCCGTCCGCCCGCCTCCGACGTCGCGTAGTCGGCGATCGCCGCTGCCGCCTCGTCGACGGCGATCGGCTGGAGGCGAATCCCGGTCGGGAGCGGCCAGATCGGCACGCGCGCGATCGTCTCGAGGACGTCGCGGACGAACGAGTGGAACTGGGTCGCCCGCACGATGGTCGACGGGACGGGGCTCTCCGCGACGGCCCGTTCGGCCGTCAGCTTGCGCTCGTAGTACGAGTAGGGAATCTCGTCGACGCCGACGATCGAGACGTAGACGAAATTCGAGACGCCGGCGTCGGCCGCCGCCTCGAGCAGCCGTTCGGTGCCGCGGACGTCGACCGCCTCGGTGTCGCCTTGCGGCGCGGTCGCGGCGTGGACGACCACGTCGACGTCCGCCACGGCGTCGCGGATTCCCGTTCCGTCGATCAGATCCATCGCGGCCCACTCCACGTCCGTCCCGCCGCCCGTCGGCGGCGATCGACTCGCCGCGACCACTCCGTGGCCCGCGTCGCGCAGGCGCGGTCGCAACGCCGATCCCAGCGTCCCGGTCGCGCCCGTCTGGAGCGTTCGACGAGTCATCGGTGTTACAGCTTCGATCGGCATCACCGAAATACGTGTGGGTCAGTCTCCCGTGCGTCGCCGGCCGCGAGCCGGTATATAACCCCCTCTATATCTGGGTACCCCCCCTATCCCCGACGCGGACGTACCGTTATCCGGAGGAACACGGCAATGAACACCTACGAGTTTACCTGTCCGGACTGTCGGCGAGCCATCCCGGTGACCGAACCGATGCGAGAGGCGACGCTGTCGAGCGGCTGTCCGGTGTGCGGGCGGTCCGTCTCCGGCGAACACTTCGCGGTTTGATACCGACGGGCACGACGATCGGAACGCGGTGATCGAGCGTTCGAGCGACGACAACGCCGTTTTCAACGGGAACGGTCGATCTGCGAGCGGTCCCGACCCTCGATTCGACGGATCTCGCGGTTCGGCGTCCCGAACGAACACGGAAGCCGGAGTTTTGATAGTCCGGACACCCAGAGGACCCAGTCGAATGCGTTTGCATACCACTCTCGAGCGGATCGGTGAGTTCACGAGCAAGTACTTCGTCCTCTGGGTGGTGATCGCGGCGCCGCTGGCGCTGTACGCGCCCGATCTCTTCACGCCGATCGCCCCGTACATCACGCCGCTGCTGGGGATCATCATGCTCGGCATGGGACTGACGCTGACCCCCGACGACTTCCGTCGGATCGTAGAGCGGCCCCGCGACGTCGCCGTCGGCGCACTGGCCCAGTGGCTCCTGATGCCGACGATCGCGTACGTCCTCGTCGTCGCGCTCGGCCTGTCGTGGGAGATCGGCCTCGGTCTGATCCTGGTCGGCGCGGCGCCCGGCGGGACGGCGTCGAACGTGATGACCTACCTCGGGCGCGGCGACGTCGCGCTGTCGGTGTCGATCACCACGGTGACGACGATCGCCGCGCCGGTGGTGATGCCGGCGTGGATCGTCCTGCTGGCCGGCGAGTCCATCTCGGTCACGTTCGCGGAGATGGCCGGATCGATCGTGCAGGTCGTCCTGTTGCCGGTCGTCGGCGGACTGGCGCTGCGCTACGTCCTCGACAGGCGCGCCCCGGCCGTCGCGAAGGCGGGGCTCTCCGTCTTCCCGGCGATCAGCGTGGTCGCGATCGTCGCGATCGTCGCGGCCGTCGTGGGGCTCAACGTCGAGACGATCCTCGAGGCCGGCGCGCTCGTCTTCCTCGCGGTCGTCCTGCACAACGGGCTCGGACTGGGCTCCGGCTACGCCGTCGGCCACGCGACGGGCATGGCCGAGGATCGGTCGCGGGCCTGCGCGTTCGAGGTCGGCCTCCAGAACAGCGGGCTCGCGGTCGCCCTCGCCACCGCGCACTTCAGCGCCGGCGCCGCGCTGATCCCGGCGCTGTTCAGCGTCTGGCACAACGTCTCCGGGCCGGCGCTGGCGACGCTCTTTACGCACCTCGACGATGACGAACCGGTCGAGGACGCCGACGCGACTATCGCGTCGGACTGAGATCCCAGACGTCCGTTTCGCTTCCCTCTCGATTTCGAATCGAACGTACAGTCACCTTAGTGTCTTTTAACGTACTATGGGGCAGGGTTTTTACGGGAGAACGGTGTGCAGTTTCGTATCATGACCGACGTAACGTACGTCCAGAAAGCGTGTGCGTACATCACCCGCGGGTCGGGTGAGCTGCTGGTCTTCGAGGGGCCGGGCCACGAGGGCCTCCAGATCCCGAAGGGGACCCTCGAGGCCGGCGAATCGCCTGCGGAGGCACTGTTCAGAGAGGTCGTCGAGGAAAGCGGTCTCGGAACGTTAAACGGAGCGACGAAGCTGACGACCGACGTCTGGACCCGCCGCGAGTCGCCGCCCAAGCGGTACATCCGGCACTTCTTCCACGCGACGGTCCACGAATCGCGCGATCGCTGGACACACACCGTCACCGACGGCGGCGGGGAACACGGCGCCGAGTTCGACTTTCGGTGGATCCAGCCGTCGACGGACCGCGAGTTCGCCCTCGATCTCGACGACTACGTCCATCTGCTGCCGTCCGACTCCGCGTCCGACGAGGGCGACGTCGCGAGCATCTCGGACTGAGTCGGCGTCTCCGGCGCTCGAGCGCCACCTCCGGCGATCCGTATCCGATCCGTCCTTACTTCGAGAGCGCCCGTTCGACGGCCGCCGCGACGCTCGTCGCTTTCTCGGCCAGTTCCTCGGAGACGTGGCCGTCGTCGACCGCGGCCTCGAGTTCGTCCGCGTCGACGGTCTCGACCGTCCCGTCGGCGCGGCGGATCACGTCGATGTAGAGATCGACGTACCGCGCCGTGTCCGGGAACAGTTCGACGGGCGTGCAGACGTTGACGTACGTTCCCTTCGCTGCCCCGGTTTCGTCCCTGTACGTCGTCGGATACCACCAGCGACCCTCGCGGAACTTCGTGACGGCGACGTCGCCCTCCTCCTTCGGAACGCCGAGCGCGTCGTAGCTGCCGCCGCCGCGCATCGACCGCTCGAGGGTGACCGAGCCGTCGGGGTCCCAGTCGGTCACCTCGCCGCGACCGAGCGAGATGAGCCGGCCGTCGGGCTTGCCGTGACCGATCTCGAGGCGGTCGCCGGTCGTCGGCCCGAACTGGCGGGAGACGGCGCCGAACGGGAATCCGTCGCCGTCGTCGCCGTCGCTCTCGACGGGCGAATCGCAGACGGCCTCCGCGAAGTCGACGGCCGCGCTCGCGGCCCGGTCGGCGGCCTTGGTCCGGTGGTGGCCCGCCATCGTCGTCTCGACCTCGCGGCGCACCCCGTCCAGTGCGAACCGCGACTCGCGGCCGAACCAGGTCCACGTCGTCGCCCGCGGCGCGGCGAGTCGGCCCGGTTCGCCCGGCGATTCCGGCGCGTCGGCGAGCGCGTCCTCGAGCGCCCGCGCGCGATCGACCGCCCGCTCGAGGGCGGTCCCCATCGCCTCGAGGTCGGCGTCGGCGGCCGCGCCCTGCCAGCGCACGCCCCAGTCGTCGGGAACGTCGACCGACAGGAGGTCGGTCATGCCGACGAGTTCGTCGGCCCGTTCGCCCCGGAGCGCCGCCGAGACGCCGGTGCGATCGCGCGAGAGGGTGACGAGGCCGTCCGCGACTTCGAGGGTCGGCTCGACGCGCGGGTCGTCGTCGGCCCACGGCGGCGCGGGCTCGGTGACCTGCACGCGGTAGCGGTTCCCCGCATCGACGTAGCCGTCGACGTCGTCGTAGTGGAGGTAGCCGCGTCGGCCGTCGCCGAGGTCGACCGTCGCACCGCCCCCGCCGCCGGCGTCGACGACCTCGCAGTCGAAGACCGCACCGCGAGGGACGTCGTCGCCCCAGCGGAAGCCATCGATCGCGAGGGACTCGAGTTCGCTCGCGACCGTCCCGACCGCGTCGGGTTCCCCCGAGAGTTCGACGCCCTGTCGGTCGCGGGTCGTCTCGATCGCCACGTCCGCCGGCGCGGCCTCGAACGAGGCGTCGAACCGCTCTCGGATGGGCTCGGAGGCCTGGACGACCTCGAGGTCGCGCTCGCGGAGCAACTGCGTGATCGCCGTGGTGTAGATGCCGCGGACGCGTCCCGTCGTCATCGCTGTCCCTCCGTCCGTCGGTCCCGGTCGGTCCCGCGATACGCTCGCGCACGGCGACCGCCGCAGGCGGTGACTCGCTCGTCCACTGGGATCACCGCAGCGTCTCGCGGTCCGGTGCGAATCGAACGCGGCCGTTGATCGTCGGTCCCAGCGTCAGTTCGACCGACTCGTCGGGCAGTACGCGGCCGTCCTCGACGTAGACGCCCCACGTGTCGAAGCGGAGCCAGCCCCGCATCTCGTCGGCGTGAGTCGTCAGATCGAGGTATTCGACGGTGTGTTCCGGATACTCCGAGGACGAGTGAGCCATGTCCATGTCGGAGTAGACGGTATCGTGCTCGTCGAAGAATTCCTCGAGGGCCGCCGCGTCGGCCGCGACGGCCTCGACGACCGCCTCCGAGGCGGCCCGGAGATCGTCGGTCTCGAGGCCGACGTCGCGAAGCGCCTGCTGGGTTCGCTGATCGAAGTGCATGAGCGCCGATTCGGGCGGGAGACCTTTGTGGATTCCGAGTCCGTGCGGGCTACTCGTCCCGCCGAAACCGGACCGTCGCTAGTCGTCGGCCGCGACGCCGTCGTCGGGCTCCGCGGACGGGGCCGTCGAAACGTCCTCCGACGGCTCCGAGGTCGCGTCCGCCGCTGTGTCGTCGTTCGGTTCGTCCGGTCCCGGCGGTGCCGTGTAGTGAATTCCGCGGCTGCCACTGTACATACTTGGCGACCATCGGTAGCACGCCCGGATAAGTACAGTCCTTATACAGTTCTTGATAGTTAATATCATACTAGGTGCAGGCGCCGCCGAACGCTTACCGGAGCGGCCGTCGTAGGACCGCCCATGGCACGCAGGCGCGATCCGGTCGAAGCGGCGAGCGAGGAGTCGACCGATCTGTACGACGTCTCGACGTGGGAGCCGCGATCGATCCTCGATCGATTCGCGTACGCGATCTATACGGGCATCAGCTACGGACTACAGACGATCGTTCTCGCGGTCGCGTTCGCGATCACGGTCGCGTTACTGGTCCAACCGGCGCTGCTCGTCGTCGAGGAGGGATCGGTCGTCATCGCCGTCTTCTTCGGGCTCTCGGTCGTTCCGGCGGCGATACTCGCGGCCTTCATCTGGTACTCGGACATCACGACGCACGAACCGCTCACGCTGCTCGTCGCGACCTTCGTCCTGGCCGTGCTCTTCGCGACGTTCGCGGCCGTCGTCAACTCCCTATTTAGTCCGAGCTTTCAGACGCTCGGATCCCTCGGCATGGTCCTCTTTTTCTACCTGATCGTCGGTCCCGTCGAGGAGACGGTGAAACTGCTCGCGATCCGGTTCTTCGCGTACCGGAGCGACGCGTTCGACGCCGTCATCGACGGCGCGGTCTACGGTGCCGTCGCCGGCCTCGGGTTCGCCGCGATCGAGAACACCCTCTACATTTCCGGTGCGATCGCCACGGCCGACACCGGGCTCCTCACCGTCGCGGCCGGGACCACGACCGTCCGGGCGCTCGTCGGCCCCGGTCACGTCATCTACTCGGCGATCGCGGGCTACTACCTCGGGCTCGCGAAGTTCAACCCCGAGCACGCCGGCTCGATCGTCACGAAGGGGCTGCTGATCGCCGCGTTCATCCACGGCACGTACAACGTCACGGTCGGCATCGTCCCCAACCTCGTGACGAGCGCCACCCCGCTTCCGTTCGGAGCGGCGTTCATCGGCTACGTCGTCCTGTTCGACCTCGCCATCGGCGCGTTCCTCTACCGGAAGATCGCCAGGTACCGCCGGGCCTTCCGCGCCGTCAGGGACGACACCGGACCGGATCCGCAGTCGGAACCGACCGAGTTCGATCCGCCCCAGCGCTGACGGACGCGATCTCGAGCGACGTTCTCGGCGCCTCGACCCGTCGGACCGCGCGGTCGGACGCGGCCCGCTGGTGCAGGCAGCATAGGCTTGCCTCGGAGAGCGCCATGGTCTCCCATGAGTGCCACGTTTACCGACGACGATCTCGAGAAAACCGTCGAGAACGAGTCCGGCGAGGTGATCGGGACCGTCGCGTCCGTCGAAGACGAGACCGCCCGCGTCGAACCCCGGGCCGGCCTCGTCGACTCGATCAAGGCCGCCCTCGGCTGGAGCGGGAGCCACGACGACACCGTCGCGATCCACGAGGACGCCGTCGACGAAATCTCGAGCGAGACGATCCGCCTCGAGACGGTCGCGGCGAGCGAGACGGCGGCCGAATCCGCGACGGACGAACCGGCGGGCGCCGATGCGACTCCATCGGCAGCGACCGAAGCCGACGACGCGACGGAACCGCGGGCTCGGGCGGACGACGAGCCCGCGAACGCCGCGGAACGCGATCCCGACACCGAACTCGCCGAGAACGCGGGCGGGGACACCCGCAGCGAAGCGGACCAACCGACGGGGAACGCGGCCGATCAGGTCGCCGAGTCCGACGACAGTGCTCCTGACGAGGAGCGCGACCGTTCCAGGTCCGGTAGCGCGTCGTCCGAGACGACGACACAACCCGCGAAGCCGTCCATGATCGACGATCCGGACGTGGACGAGCCGAGGGACGTTCCCGACGAACCGGAAATGGGTGAGCCGATGACTGCTCCCGACGAATCGGACGTGGACGAGCCGGAACCGGCTCCCTCCGAGCCGGATATGGGCGAACCGGTAAACACCCCCGACGATCCGGAGACGAGTGAGCCGAGAGACGCTCCCGACGGCTGGGAGTCGGACGATCCGATGGACGAATCCGGTGACAGCGATCTCTCCGACGGGACGGACGCGGCCGATACGTCGAGCGAGGCCGACGTGATCGTCGAACGAGACGAACGGGACGAAGCGACGGATCCGCGAGAAGGGGCCGTCGAAACGGACGACAGAGACGCCGACACGAGCGAGCGAGCTGCCGAAACAGATGAGACAGACGTCGATATGCCGGCGTCACCCGACGAACTGAGCGAGACTCGAGCCGGCGACTCGTCGGACGAGACGGACGAGACGGACGGCGCGGGCGTCCAGAACACGCCGGTCGGCGAGGCCAAGTCGGCGCCCGACCACGCCGAGATGGGGGCGCCGGTCGACGACGCCGAAACCGAGGAATCGGTCGACGATGCCGAGATCGAGGAACCGGTCGACGACGCCGAAACCGAGGAATCGGTCGACGACGCCGAAACCGAGGAACCGGTCGACGATGCCGAGATCGCGGAATCGGTCGACGATGCCGAGATCGAGGAACCGGTCGACGACGCCGAAACCGAGGAACCGGTCGACGATGGCGAGATCGAGGAATCGGTCGACGCCGACCGCGAAGCGGAGACCGAACCGACTGCGGCGTCGGCGGGGAGCGACACGAACGACGCGAGCGACGACGCGTCGGAATCGACGGCCGAGGAGACGGATCCGGCCGACGAACTGAATCCCGGCGTCGATCTCGAGGCCGTGGCGGAGTCGACTGACAGCGAGCGTTCCGAGGAACGAGGGCGGACGGAACGCGACTCGTCCGCGACCGACGGGGACGCCGATATCGCCGATGCGGTCGATACCGGCGTCGACCTCGAGTCGGCCGCGGAAGCGACCACTGGTGCCGACCGCGAGGGATCCTCGAGCGAAACCGAATCGATGGATCTCACCGACGCGGTCGACACCGGCGTCGATATCGAATCGGTCGCGACGGACGACGCGGCGTCGCGGACCGACGCCCGTCCGGAGACGGAACTGGATCCCGACGTCGACGCCCGTTCGGGTCCCGAGGCCGATCCGCGGCCGGAGACCGAACTCGAGTCGACGGAGTCGACGGTCGACGACGCGGCGCCTCGAGACGACTCGCTGACCGCGGACGAGCGGCAGTCGCAGGCGGACGTCGTTCCCGGCGTCGACATCGAATCCGCCGTCGACGCCGACGAGGACGCGAGTTCGGGTCCGGAGATCGATCCGGAGACGCTCGCCGGCCGAGAGACCGAGACCGAGCCGACGGACGGGACGGTCGCCAGAGAGCGCGTCGACGACGAGACGGACGTCGACGGCGCGGAGCCGGCGACAGCCGATCGGTCCGATCGATCGAGCTCGCCGTTTGCGGCCGCGATCGCGGCGCAGCGGGCCGCGATGACCGGCGGGCAAGAGCTGGTCAAGCAGGGTATCGCCGCCCAGCAGGCCGCCGCCCGATCCGCCGTCGAGACGCCGCTGCGCATGCAACAGCAGGGCCTCGAGGCGACGCAGGCGGCGACCAGCGGCTACTTCGATGTCGTCGGTGCGCTGCTGGGCGGTGGCGCTGGGTCCGATCGTGGCTCGTCCGAGTCGATGGACGAGATGGTTACCGAACTCGAGGACGCATCTGCCGAGCTTCCGGCCACCGAGTTCGAGCAACAGCTCGCGGTCCACCTCGAACTGCTCCGATCGATGCAGACGCAACTCGAAGAGACGGACGACGAGATCGACGACGACGAGATCGACGACGACGCGACCGACGACGACGCGACCGACGAGATCGCCGGCGACCTGCTCGAGCGACAGATCGCGATCCTCGAGGCGTGTCAGCAGCGGCTGACCGACGACTGAAGACGACCGTATCCGTCCCCGTTCGCGTCTTCGAACGGCGCGTGGCTGAAATGGGAGTCTCCGGCCAATCGCGGCAACGGGGAATTGCCACCCCCTCCCCAGCCGATTCGCTCGCTTCATCTGCTCACGGGCGCTGCGGGACGGCGAAGCCGTCCCGGCAGTCGCGGCGCATAGCGCCGCGCACTGCTCGTTCGCATGGTATGCGGGACCTCCGGTCCCGCACTACTCGCTCATCCCTCGCGCAGCGTCGGCGATCAGTTCTCGCTGTCGCTCACGGTTCACTCCGTTCACCGTTCGCCTCGCTCGAACGTGATCGACAGCGCGCGCCACCGCACTTAGCCCGCCAAAGCGACTGGACGAGCAGTGTCTACCGCGGTCACTCGAGAACGAATCGAGGACGGACCGGCCGTTCAGTCCGCGGAAATCTCGCAGCTGCCCTCGTAGCTGACGTCCTCGACCGATTCGATCTCGGGCTCGTCGCCACAGACCGGACAGGTCGGGTTCGACTGGATCGGGACTTCCTCGAAGGTCATGTCCATCGCGTCGTACATGAGCAGGCGGCCCTCGAGGAGGTCGCCCGTCCCGAGGACGTACTTGACGACCTCGGTGGCCTGAATGCAGCCGACGGTGCCGGGCAGGACGCCGAGGACGCCGGTCGTGGCGCAGTCGGGGACGGTGCCCGGCTCGGGCGCCTCGGGGAAGATACAGCGGTAACAGGGCGGGGAATCGTCTGTTCCCTCCCCGCGCTCGTTCGTGAACGTCGTGACCTGCCCCTCGAAGCGGTAGATCGCGCCGTGGGAGAGCGGCGTCCCGGTGAGGACGCAGTGGTCGTTGAGCAGATACCGGGTCCCGAAGTTGTCGCTGGCGTCGAGAACGACGTCGTAGTCGGCGACCAGTTCGCCGACGTTGGCCGCGGTGAGGCGGGTCTCGTGGGTGTCGACGTCGATGTCGGGGTTCAGCGCCGCGACGTAGTCGGCCGCGCTCTCGACCTTCGGGCGGCCGACGTCGCCGTCGCCGTGGACGATCTGGCGCTGCAGGTTCGATCGCTCGACGACGTCGTCGTCGACGATTCCCAGCCGGCCGATCCCCGCCGCCGCGAGGTACTGGATCGCCGGCGAGCCCAGCCCGCCCGCCCCCACGACGAGCACGCTGGCCTCGAGCAGCCGCTGTTGGCCCTCGGGACCGATCTCGTCCATGATCACGTGTCTCGAGTAGCGATCGAGTTGGGTCGCATCGAGGCGGAGGTCGCTCATGGCCGATAGTTGGGCCGAGACCGAGAAAAGTCCGCGGGTCGTCCCAGGGGCGCTGGACCGCCCATCGGACGACTCGAGCGTCGCAGTCGACCGTCGGTCATCGGTTCGGCGATGGTGTTCGGTGGTCGAGGCAGATCTAGGGGCCAACCCAATCGTTTAATACTGTGGCAGCCATTGACACACTTATGGCAACCTCACCCAATGACGGCGGTGACGACGTCATCGAC from Haloterrigena sp. KLK7 includes these protein-coding regions:
- a CDS encoding PrsW family intramembrane metalloprotease produces the protein MARRRDPVEAASEESTDLYDVSTWEPRSILDRFAYAIYTGISYGLQTIVLAVAFAITVALLVQPALLVVEEGSVVIAVFFGLSVVPAAILAAFIWYSDITTHEPLTLLVATFVLAVLFATFAAVVNSLFSPSFQTLGSLGMVLFFYLIVGPVEETVKLLAIRFFAYRSDAFDAVIDGAVYGAVAGLGFAAIENTLYISGAIATADTGLLTVAAGTTTVRALVGPGHVIYSAIAGYYLGLAKFNPEHAGSIVTKGLLIAAFIHGTYNVTVGIVPNLVTSATPLPFGAAFIGYVVLFDLAIGAFLYRKIARYRRAFRAVRDDTGPDPQSEPTEFDPPQR
- a CDS encoding AAA family ATPase, producing MSATFTDDDLEKTVENESGEVIGTVASVEDETARVEPRAGLVDSIKAALGWSGSHDDTVAIHEDAVDEISSETIRLETVAASETAAESATDEPAGADATPSAATEADDATEPRARADDEPANAAERDPDTELAENAGGDTRSEADQPTGNAADQVAESDDSAPDEERDRSRSGSASSETTTQPAKPSMIDDPDVDEPRDVPDEPEMGEPMTAPDESDVDEPEPAPSEPDMGEPVNTPDDPETSEPRDAPDGWESDDPMDESGDSDLSDGTDAADTSSEADVIVERDERDEATDPREGAVETDDRDADTSERAAETDETDVDMPASPDELSETRAGDSSDETDETDGAGVQNTPVGEAKSAPDHAEMGAPVDDAETEESVDDAEIEEPVDDAETEESVDDAETEEPVDDAEIAESVDDAEIEEPVDDAETEEPVDDGEIEESVDADREAETEPTAASAGSDTNDASDDASESTAEETDPADELNPGVDLEAVAESTDSERSEERGRTERDSSATDGDADIADAVDTGVDLESAAEATTGADREGSSSETESMDLTDAVDTGVDIESVATDDAASRTDARPETELDPDVDARSGPEADPRPETELESTESTVDDAAPRDDSLTADERQSQADVVPGVDIESAVDADEDASSGPEIDPETLAGRETETEPTDGTVARERVDDETDVDGAEPATADRSDRSSSPFAAAIAAQRAAMTGGQELVKQGIAAQQAAARSAVETPLRMQQQGLEATQAATSGYFDVVGALLGGGAGSDRGSSESMDEMVTELEDASAELPATEFEQQLAVHLELLRSMQTQLEETDDEIDDDEIDDDATDDDATDEIAGDLLERQIAILEACQQRLTDD
- the ubaA gene encoding SAMP-activating enzyme E1, whose product is MSDLRLDATQLDRYSRHVIMDEIGPEGQQRLLEASVLVVGAGGLGSPAIQYLAAAGIGRLGIVDDDVVERSNLQRQIVHGDGDVGRPKVESAADYVAALNPDIDVDTHETRLTAANVGELVADYDVVLDASDNFGTRYLLNDHCVLTGTPLSHGAIYRFEGQVTTFTNERGEGTDDSPPCYRCIFPEAPEPGTVPDCATTGVLGVLPGTVGCIQATEVVKYVLGTGDLLEGRLLMYDAMDMTFEEVPIQSNPTCPVCGDEPEIESVEDVSYEGSCEISAD